The Streptomyces sp. NBC_01255 genome window below encodes:
- a CDS encoding AraC family transcriptional regulator, producing MGTVGGSSFRTGDVDEAREELDARYYANRMDVVDRRRPFAARFDTVALGPLVIGDLSCGADVRMSFGELGAYHLNAPLSGTMEMRQGGRAPIVATATEALLLDPAGDTFLDRWSGDCRTLSVKIGAAELHDRLERLLGRRARSPLAFAPRLDISRGPGLSWVRFARQVAYEALAGEGLAHHELVARPLQEALLNGLLLAAEHPWREALAHPGEARRPAPVKRAMDAVRERPEHPFTTTELAALARVSVRRLQESFREYVGMSPMAYVREVRLDRVREELRAAAPDEVTVSEVAWRWGFAHQGRFAARYREKYGESPSRTLRASG from the coding sequence ATGGGGACTGTGGGTGGGAGTTCGTTCCGCACGGGGGACGTCGACGAGGCGCGCGAGGAGCTCGACGCGCGCTACTACGCGAACCGCATGGACGTGGTCGACCGGCGAAGGCCCTTCGCGGCGCGCTTCGACACCGTCGCGCTCGGGCCGCTGGTCATCGGCGACCTGAGCTGCGGCGCCGACGTGCGGATGAGCTTCGGGGAGCTCGGCGCGTACCACCTGAACGCGCCGCTCAGCGGGACGATGGAGATGCGCCAGGGCGGCCGCGCCCCGATCGTCGCGACGGCCACCGAGGCGCTGCTCCTCGACCCGGCGGGGGACACCTTCCTCGACCGCTGGAGCGGGGACTGCCGGACCCTCTCCGTGAAGATCGGGGCGGCCGAGCTGCACGACCGCCTGGAGCGGCTCCTCGGCCGCCGCGCGAGAAGCCCGCTCGCCTTCGCGCCCCGCCTGGACATCTCGCGCGGCCCCGGCCTGAGCTGGGTCCGCTTCGCCCGCCAGGTCGCCTACGAGGCGCTCGCCGGGGAGGGGCTCGCCCACCACGAGCTGGTCGCGCGGCCGCTCCAGGAGGCGCTGCTCAACGGACTGCTCCTGGCCGCCGAGCACCCCTGGCGCGAGGCGCTCGCCCACCCGGGGGAGGCCCGCCGCCCGGCCCCGGTCAAGCGTGCGATGGACGCGGTGCGGGAGCGCCCCGAGCACCCGTTCACGACCACCGAACTCGCGGCCCTGGCCCGGGTGAGCGTGCGCCGCCTCCAGGAGTCCTTCCGGGAGTACGTGGGCATGTCGCCGATGGCGTACGTACGGGAGGTCCGCCTCGACCGGGTCCGCGAGGAGCTGCGGGCGGCCGCGCCGGACGAGGTGACCGTGAGCGAGGTGGCCTGGCGCTGGGGCTTCGCCCACCAGGGCAGGTTCGCCGCGCGCTACCGCGAGAAGTACGGCGAGTCCCCGTCCCGGACCCTGCGGGCGTCCGGGTGA
- a CDS encoding NAD-dependent epimerase/dehydratase family protein codes for MSVPRTVLLTGAAGGVGTLMRELLPPYGYELRLLDVVPVQGAPDAIVADLADREALREAVRGVDAVVHLAGISLEADFDRIMAANIAGTYNLYEAAREEGVRRVVLASSNHAVGFTRRPRDGEPVVPVDTPHRPDTFYGLSKCFGEDLAQLYWDLHGIETVSVRIGSCFPEPTSVRMLSMWLSPEDCARLLHASLTAGSVGHTVAYGSSANTRVWWDLSTARALGFDPQDDSEVYAEKLIAEKGVPEEGSADDLYLGGHFCVDPPRWPH; via the coding sequence ATGTCCGTACCCCGCACCGTCCTCCTCACCGGCGCCGCCGGCGGCGTCGGCACGCTGATGCGGGAGCTGTTGCCCCCGTACGGCTACGAGCTCCGCCTCCTGGACGTCGTCCCCGTGCAGGGGGCGCCGGACGCGATCGTCGCCGACCTCGCGGATCGTGAGGCGCTGCGCGAGGCGGTCCGGGGCGTCGACGCGGTCGTGCACCTGGCGGGGATCTCCCTGGAGGCCGACTTCGACCGGATCATGGCCGCCAACATCGCCGGGACGTACAACCTCTACGAGGCCGCCCGCGAGGAGGGCGTCCGGCGGGTCGTCCTGGCCTCCAGCAATCACGCCGTCGGCTTCACCCGCCGCCCGCGCGACGGCGAGCCGGTCGTCCCGGTGGACACCCCGCACCGCCCCGACACCTTCTACGGCCTCTCCAAGTGCTTCGGCGAGGACCTGGCCCAGCTCTACTGGGACCTTCACGGCATCGAGACGGTGTCCGTGCGCATCGGCTCCTGCTTCCCCGAGCCCACCTCGGTGCGGATGCTCTCGATGTGGCTCAGCCCCGAGGACTGCGCCCGCCTCCTGCACGCCTCGCTGACCGCCGGGTCCGTGGGCCACACCGTGGCGTACGGCTCCTCCGCCAACACCCGCGTGTGGTGGGACCTCTCCACGGCCCGGGCGCTCGGCTTCGACCCGCAGGACGACTCGGAGGTCTACGCGGAGAAGCTGATCGCCGAGAAGGGCGTCCCCGAGGAGGGCAGCGCCGACGACCTCTATCTGGGCGGCCACTTCTGCGTGGACCCGCCGCGCTGGCCGCACTGA
- a CDS encoding GntR family transcriptional regulator: MTSPRSAPRGSAAGDTHPSLRERVYAELRERIIEAEYPAGTRLVEREVAEELRVSRVPVREAMQRLESEGFLSVRPRRGSVVTEFGPEDAEHLFDVRENLEGLAARLAARHARPEDLAALEELLARARRAAESGRLREAVSLDADFHRAVVELSGNPLLVELMAPLDSRLRRLFRLTSADSDGEPMCGAHERLYEAVRDRDESAAESLARAHVAATRASALRLLNDLRNQAG; this comes from the coding sequence ATGACGAGCCCTCGCTCCGCCCCCCGCGGCTCCGCCGCCGGGGACACCCACCCGTCCCTGCGGGAGCGGGTCTACGCGGAGCTGCGCGAGCGGATCATCGAGGCGGAGTACCCGGCGGGGACGCGGCTTGTCGAGCGGGAGGTCGCCGAGGAGCTGCGGGTCTCCCGGGTGCCGGTGCGGGAGGCGATGCAGCGCCTCGAATCGGAGGGGTTCCTCTCGGTGCGGCCGCGCCGGGGCTCGGTGGTGACGGAATTCGGCCCGGAGGACGCCGAGCACCTCTTCGACGTACGGGAGAACCTGGAGGGCCTGGCCGCCCGCCTCGCCGCCCGGCACGCGCGCCCCGAGGACCTCGCCGCGCTGGAGGAGCTCCTCGCCCGGGCACGGCGGGCGGCGGAGTCGGGACGGCTCCGCGAGGCCGTCTCCCTCGACGCAGACTTCCACCGGGCCGTCGTCGAACTCTCCGGCAACCCGCTCCTGGTGGAGCTGATGGCCCCGCTCGACTCCCGCCTGCGCCGCCTCTTCCGGCTCACCTCCGCCGATTCGGACGGCGAACCGATGTGCGGCGCCCACGAACGGCTCTACGAGGCCGTCCGCGACCGCGACGAGTCCGCCGCGGAGTCCCTGGCCCGCGCCCACGTCGCCGCCACCCGCGCCTCGGCCCTGCGGCTGCTGAACGACCTGCGGAACCAGGCCGGTTGA
- a CDS encoding alkaline phosphatase PhoX, whose translation MPLNRREFTKQSAVAGAGLALTGVVGALATAPEALASDEPEVYGGGHGQGNGHGHGHALGYGPLVADPEGILALPAGFSYRVVTHSGVTRLESGEFTPSNHDGSAAFAGPRGTTYLVNNHELYGPRSNWPHPVPLTDGLVYDPAAPGGCTVVEMHRDGTVAEWVGLAGTSTNCAGGSTAWGTWLTGEENSDLAGVNGMTKDHGYIFEVDPRDRRANLDPKPIKAFGRYDHEAVVIDPKRGHAYLTEDAALPFGLLFRWVPPKGFEHGRGKLRTLADDAGVLQAFKCTDSGGRFVEDLSQATRIGTVYGVDWIDVPDRDARTVAVRKQFGPGQVTRGCKLEGMWWADGGAYVVSSFAREEWSPGPSHDGQVWFYNPGRRTLTLKVLLGVNPAPGEDGAYDGPDNITVSPYGGIVIAEDGRGVQHLFGATDSGRTYPIARNDLNDGEFTGVCFSPDGDTLFANIQTPGILVAITGPWRRQPRR comes from the coding sequence ATGCCTCTCAACCGCAGGGAGTTCACCAAGCAGTCCGCCGTCGCCGGTGCGGGGCTCGCCCTCACCGGCGTCGTCGGCGCTCTCGCCACCGCGCCCGAGGCGCTCGCCTCGGACGAGCCGGAGGTGTACGGCGGCGGGCACGGCCAGGGGAACGGGCACGGTCACGGGCACGCGCTCGGTTACGGGCCGCTCGTCGCCGACCCCGAGGGGATCCTCGCCCTGCCCGCCGGGTTCTCGTACCGCGTCGTGACGCACAGCGGTGTCACCCGCCTGGAGAGCGGCGAGTTCACGCCGTCCAACCACGACGGCTCGGCGGCCTTCGCCGGCCCGCGCGGCACCACGTATCTGGTCAACAACCACGAGCTCTACGGCCCCCGCTCGAACTGGCCCCACCCGGTCCCGCTCACCGACGGGCTCGTCTACGACCCGGCCGCCCCGGGCGGCTGCACCGTCGTCGAGATGCACCGGGACGGCACCGTCGCCGAGTGGGTCGGTCTCGCCGGCACCTCCACCAACTGCGCGGGCGGCAGCACCGCCTGGGGCACCTGGCTGACCGGCGAGGAGAACTCCGACCTCGCGGGCGTCAACGGCATGACCAAGGACCACGGCTACATCTTCGAGGTCGACCCGCGCGACCGGCGCGCCAACCTCGACCCGAAGCCGATCAAAGCCTTCGGCCGCTACGACCACGAGGCCGTCGTCATCGACCCGAAGCGCGGCCACGCCTACCTCACCGAGGACGCCGCCCTGCCCTTCGGCCTGCTCTTCCGCTGGGTGCCGCCGAAGGGATTCGAGCACGGGCGCGGAAAGCTCCGTACGCTCGCCGACGACGCCGGTGTGCTCCAGGCCTTCAAGTGCACGGACTCCGGGGGCCGTTTCGTCGAGGACCTCTCCCAGGCCACCCGGATCGGCACGGTCTACGGCGTGGACTGGATCGACGTCCCCGACCGCGACGCCCGCACCGTCGCCGTCCGCAAGCAGTTCGGCCCCGGCCAGGTAACCCGCGGCTGCAAGCTGGAAGGCATGTGGTGGGCCGACGGCGGCGCGTACGTCGTCTCCTCCTTCGCGCGCGAGGAGTGGAGCCCCGGCCCCTCGCACGACGGCCAGGTCTGGTTCTACAACCCCGGGCGCCGCACCCTCACCCTCAAGGTGCTGCTCGGCGTGAACCCGGCGCCCGGCGAGGACGGCGCCTACGACGGCCCCGACAACATCACCGTCTCCCCGTACGGCGGGATCGTCATCGCCGAGGACGGCCGGGGCGTACAGCACCTCTTCGGCGCGACCGACTCCGGCCGGACGTACCCGATCGCCCGCAACGACCTCAACGACGGCGAGTTCACGGGGGTCTGCTTCTCGCCCGACGGCGACACGCTGTTCGCCAACATCCAGACGCCCGGCATCCTGGTCGCGATCACCGGCCCCTGGCGCCGCCAGCCGCGTCGCTGA
- a CDS encoding 1-aminocyclopropane-1-carboxylate deaminase has product MPIIDFARYPLLFGPSPVHPLERLTHHLGGATLWAKREDCNSGVAYGGNKTRKLEYLVADALAQGCDTLVSIGGVQSNHTRQVAAVAARAGLRCVLVQESWVDWPDPVYDKVGNILISRLAGADVRLVRAGFGIGFKESWEQALREVEEGGGKPYAIPAGASDHRLGGLGFANWAYEVAEQERELGVFFDTVVVCSVTGSTQAGMVAGFAALAEEGGPARRIIGVDASAKPGPTHEQITRIARDTAELIGVEREVTAADVELDERYHAGVYGLPDEATLDAMRLAARTEGMITDPVYEGKSMAGMVDLVERGEIGRDSTVLYAHLGGQPALNGYSALFS; this is encoded by the coding sequence TTGCCGATCATCGACTTCGCCCGCTACCCGCTGCTCTTCGGACCCTCCCCGGTCCACCCGCTCGAACGGCTCACCCACCACCTCGGCGGCGCCACGCTCTGGGCCAAGCGCGAGGACTGCAACTCGGGCGTCGCGTACGGCGGGAACAAGACCCGCAAGCTGGAGTACCTGGTCGCCGACGCCCTCGCCCAGGGCTGCGACACCCTCGTCTCCATCGGAGGGGTCCAGTCCAACCACACCCGCCAGGTCGCCGCCGTCGCCGCCCGTGCCGGGCTGCGCTGCGTCCTCGTGCAGGAGAGCTGGGTCGACTGGCCGGACCCCGTCTACGACAAGGTCGGCAACATCCTGATCAGCCGCCTCGCCGGCGCGGACGTGCGCCTCGTGCGGGCGGGCTTCGGCATCGGCTTCAAGGAGAGCTGGGAGCAGGCCCTGCGGGAGGTCGAGGAAGGCGGCGGGAAGCCGTACGCGATCCCGGCGGGCGCCTCCGACCACCGGCTCGGCGGTCTCGGCTTCGCGAACTGGGCCTACGAGGTGGCCGAGCAGGAGCGCGAGCTCGGCGTCTTCTTCGACACGGTGGTCGTCTGCTCGGTGACCGGCTCCACCCAGGCCGGGATGGTCGCGGGCTTCGCCGCGCTCGCCGAGGAGGGCGGACCCGCCCGCCGGATCATCGGCGTCGACGCCTCGGCGAAGCCCGGCCCGACGCACGAGCAGATCACCCGGATCGCCCGCGACACCGCCGAGCTCATCGGCGTCGAGCGCGAGGTGACGGCGGCCGACGTCGAGCTCGACGAGCGCTACCACGCCGGGGTGTACGGCCTCCCGGACGAGGCCACCCTCGACGCGATGCGGCTCGCCGCCCGCACCGAGGGCATGATCACCGACCCCGTGTACGAGGGGAAGTCGATGGCGGGCATGGTCGACCTGGTGGAGCGGGGAGAGATCGGCCGGGACTCGACCGTTCTCTACGCCCACCTCGGCGGCCAGCCCGCCCTCAACGGTTACAGCGCCCTGTTCTCCTGA
- a CDS encoding TerD family protein encodes MTAMTPGSNIPLTAARVAVDVAAPVRLDVSGLLLGANGKVRSDDDFIFYNQPAGPGVTYRSGGGTAPDAIVVDTGALPAGIERIVVTASPDAAGQTFQGVEPTATLRNADDGSVLATFTPPQLATETALVVVEIYQRNGAWKARAVGQGYANGLAGIATDFGVSVDDEPAAAAPAATPVAPAPVAPPVPPAPPVAAVDPRIAASAPPAPAAPPAPAAAPVSTGKINLDKGRVSLQKNQTVSLVKGGKPLLSQVKMGLGWEPAYRGKDIDLDASVIAYGPQRNHLDSCYFGKLSILNGSIKHSGDNLTGEGAGDDEVIVVDLGRLPADATGLVFTVNSFSGQKFTEVAKAYCRLMDAATGEELVRFDLTTAEPQTGVMMAKLIKQFTGEWEMTAMGDFVKSRTVRGMVKPAAQSL; translated from the coding sequence ATGACCGCTATGACCCCCGGCTCGAACATCCCTCTCACCGCCGCGCGCGTGGCGGTGGACGTCGCCGCCCCGGTGCGGCTCGACGTCTCGGGCCTGCTGCTCGGCGCCAACGGCAAGGTGCGCTCGGACGACGACTTCATCTTCTACAACCAGCCCGCCGGCCCGGGTGTGACGTACCGCTCCGGCGGCGGCACCGCGCCCGACGCGATCGTGGTGGACACGGGCGCGCTCCCGGCCGGCATCGAAAGGATCGTCGTCACGGCGAGCCCCGACGCCGCGGGCCAGACCTTCCAGGGCGTCGAGCCCACGGCCACCCTGCGGAACGCGGACGACGGCAGTGTCCTCGCCACGTTCACGCCGCCGCAGCTCGCCACCGAGACCGCGCTGGTCGTCGTCGAGATCTACCAGCGCAACGGCGCGTGGAAGGCCCGCGCCGTGGGCCAGGGCTACGCGAACGGGCTGGCCGGCATCGCGACGGACTTCGGCGTCTCCGTGGACGACGAGCCCGCCGCCGCGGCACCGGCCGCGACGCCCGTCGCCCCGGCCCCCGTCGCCCCGCCGGTCCCGCCCGCGCCGCCCGTCGCCGCGGTGGACCCGCGGATCGCGGCCTCGGCGCCCCCGGCACCGGCCGCTCCTCCGGCCCCCGCCGCCGCGCCCGTCTCCACCGGCAAGATCAACCTCGACAAGGGCCGGGTCAGCCTCCAGAAGAACCAGACGGTGTCCCTGGTCAAGGGCGGCAAGCCGCTGCTCTCCCAGGTCAAGATGGGCCTCGGCTGGGAGCCCGCCTACCGCGGCAAGGACATCGACCTGGACGCCTCCGTCATCGCGTACGGGCCGCAGCGCAACCACCTGGACAGCTGCTACTTCGGCAAGCTGTCGATCCTCAACGGCTCGATCAAGCACTCCGGCGACAACCTCACCGGCGAGGGCGCGGGCGACGACGAGGTGATCGTCGTCGACCTGGGCCGGCTGCCCGCCGACGCCACCGGCCTCGTCTTCACGGTCAACTCCTTCTCCGGCCAGAAGTTCACCGAGGTCGCGAAGGCCTACTGCCGGCTGATGGACGCCGCGACCGGCGAGGAGCTGGTCCGCTTCGACCTCACCACCGCCGAGCCGCAGACCGGCGTGATGATGGCCAAGCTGATCAAGCAGTTCACCGGCGAGTGGGAGATGACGGCGATGGGCGACTTCGTGAAGTCGCGGACGGTCCGCGGCATGGTGAAGCCGGCCGCCCAGTCGCTCTGA
- a CDS encoding 5-dehydro-4-deoxyglucarate dehydratase, whose protein sequence is MTTAPLAGRLDGLLFFPVTAFGPDGSLDLDVFRAHVRAGVDAGAAAVFACCGTGEFHALTPEEFRVCVAAAVEETAGRVPVVAGAGYGTALAIQYARLAEEAGADGLLAMPPYLVVADQAGLLRHYTELAAATSLDVIVYQRDNAILTPDTAVALARTDGVIGLKDGLGDLDLMQRIVSAVRSEGLDLLYFNGLPTAELTGAAYRGIGVTLYSSAVFCFAPDLALAFHRALTTGDDATVDLLVDGFYRPLVELRAQGRGYAVSLVKAAVRMGGLDVGGVRPPLSEPAPEHLAELARLVERGRALLKEAGA, encoded by the coding sequence GTGACCACTGCCCCGCTCGCCGGCCGGCTCGACGGCCTGCTCTTCTTCCCCGTCACCGCCTTCGGGCCGGACGGCTCCCTCGACCTCGACGTCTTCCGGGCCCATGTCCGCGCCGGTGTCGACGCGGGCGCGGCGGCCGTGTTCGCCTGCTGCGGCACGGGCGAGTTCCACGCCCTCACCCCGGAGGAGTTCCGGGTCTGCGTCGCCGCGGCCGTCGAGGAGACCGCGGGCCGCGTGCCCGTCGTCGCCGGAGCCGGCTACGGGACCGCGCTCGCGATCCAGTACGCGCGGCTCGCCGAGGAGGCCGGCGCCGACGGACTCCTCGCCATGCCCCCGTACCTCGTCGTCGCCGACCAGGCCGGACTGCTCCGCCACTACACCGAACTCGCCGCCGCCACCTCGCTCGACGTGATCGTCTACCAGCGGGACAACGCGATCCTCACCCCCGACACGGCCGTCGCCCTCGCCCGCACCGACGGCGTCATCGGCCTCAAGGACGGCCTCGGCGACCTCGACCTCATGCAGCGCATCGTCAGCGCCGTCCGCTCCGAGGGCCTCGACCTGCTCTACTTCAACGGCCTGCCGACCGCCGAGCTCACCGGCGCCGCCTACCGGGGCATCGGCGTCACCCTCTACTCCTCCGCCGTCTTCTGCTTCGCCCCCGACCTCGCCCTCGCCTTCCACCGCGCCCTCACCACCGGCGACGACGCCACCGTGGACCTGCTCGTCGACGGCTTCTACCGGCCGCTCGTCGAACTCCGCGCCCAGGGCCGGGGGTACGCCGTCTCGCTCGTCAAGGCGGCGGTACGGATGGGGGGTCTGGACGTCGGAGGGGTACGTCCGCCGCTGAGCGAGCCCGCACCCGAACACCTCGCGGAACTCGCCCGGCTCGTCGAGCGCGGCCGGGCCCTCCTGAAGGAGGCCGGGGCGTGA
- a CDS encoding endonuclease/exonuclease/phosphatase family protein, with protein MPSSIPRFAAVSAVVAAALAAGLLAGSTSASAEDSAAGVRIHDIQGTTRVSPLVGTQVTGVTGIVTGVRTYGSRGFWIQDPQADANPATSEGLFVFTSSVPTVAVGDAVSLNGTVTEYVPGGLNSGNQSLTQLSKPVITVVSKGNALPAPVTISAWSVPDEYAPEGDPAAAGSINGLTLDPETYALDYYESLEGTNVRIGSSRVVGATDPYAELWVSVKPFENRNWRGGTVYGSYESQNTGRLQIQSLTPLAQQPFPKANVGDRLTGTTEGPLDFNQFGGYTLTARTPVTVEDRGLERESTAKQHKNELAVATYNVENLDPSDPQEKFDALAKAVVDNLAAPDILALEEIQDNNGAKNDGTVAADQTVKKFTDAIVAAGGPAYEWRSIDPQNNKDGGEPGGNIRQVFLFNPERVSFTDRAGGDAAAATAVTGEKGRAALTLSPGRIDPANTAWESSRKPLAGEFVFRGRTVFVIANHFGSKGGDESLVSHHQPPNRSSEAKRLLQAQAVNAFVKDIVALEKQADVLVVGDINDFEFSGTTKALTDGGALYPAVKSLPRSERYSYVYQGNSQVLDQILTSPGVHHFAYDSVHINAEFADQDSDHDPQVLRFRP; from the coding sequence ATGCCTTCCTCCATACCGAGATTCGCCGCCGTCTCGGCCGTCGTCGCCGCCGCCCTCGCCGCCGGACTCCTCGCAGGTTCGACGAGCGCCTCCGCCGAGGACAGCGCCGCCGGCGTCCGCATCCACGACATCCAGGGCACGACCCGCGTCTCCCCCCTCGTGGGCACGCAGGTCACCGGCGTCACGGGCATCGTCACCGGCGTCCGCACCTACGGCTCGCGCGGCTTCTGGATCCAGGACCCCCAGGCCGACGCGAACCCGGCCACCAGCGAGGGCCTGTTCGTCTTCACCAGCTCGGTCCCGACCGTCGCCGTCGGCGACGCGGTCAGCCTGAACGGCACGGTGACCGAGTACGTCCCGGGTGGCCTGAACTCCGGCAACCAGTCGCTGACGCAGCTCTCCAAGCCCGTCATCACGGTGGTCTCGAAGGGCAACGCGCTCCCGGCCCCGGTGACGATCTCCGCCTGGTCCGTCCCCGACGAGTACGCCCCCGAGGGCGACCCGGCCGCCGCCGGCTCGATCAACGGGCTGACGCTGGACCCGGAGACGTACGCCCTGGACTACTACGAGTCCCTGGAGGGCACGAACGTCCGGATCGGCTCCTCGCGGGTGGTCGGCGCCACCGACCCGTACGCGGAGCTGTGGGTGTCGGTGAAGCCCTTCGAGAACCGCAACTGGCGCGGCGGCACGGTCTACGGCTCGTACGAGTCCCAGAACACCGGCCGGCTCCAGATCCAGTCGCTGACCCCGCTCGCCCAGCAGCCCTTCCCGAAGGCGAACGTGGGCGACCGGCTGACGGGCACGACCGAGGGCCCGCTCGACTTCAACCAGTTCGGCGGCTACACGCTGACCGCGCGGACCCCGGTCACGGTCGAGGACCGCGGCCTGGAGCGCGAGTCCACGGCCAAGCAGCACAAGAACGAGCTGGCCGTGGCGACGTACAACGTCGAGAACCTCGACCCGAGCGACCCGCAGGAGAAGTTCGACGCCCTCGCGAAGGCGGTCGTCGACAACCTCGCTGCGCCCGACATCCTCGCCCTGGAGGAGATCCAGGACAACAACGGCGCCAAGAACGACGGTACGGTCGCCGCCGACCAGACGGTCAAGAAGTTCACGGACGCGATCGTCGCGGCCGGCGGACCGGCGTACGAGTGGCGCTCGATCGACCCGCAGAACAACAAGGACGGCGGCGAGCCCGGCGGCAACATCCGCCAGGTCTTCCTCTTCAACCCCGAGCGGGTCTCCTTCACGGACCGCGCGGGTGGCGACGCCGCCGCGGCCACCGCCGTGACGGGCGAGAAGGGCCGCGCCGCGCTGACCCTCTCCCCCGGCCGGATCGACCCGGCGAACACCGCCTGGGAGAGCAGCCGGAAGCCGCTCGCGGGCGAGTTCGTCTTCCGCGGCCGCACGGTCTTCGTGATCGCCAACCACTTCGGCTCGAAGGGCGGCGACGAGTCCCTCGTCTCGCACCACCAGCCGCCGAACCGTTCCTCCGAGGCGAAGCGACTGCTCCAGGCGCAGGCCGTCAACGCCTTCGTGAAGGACATCGTCGCGCTGGAGAAGCAGGCGGACGTCCTCGTCGTCGGCGACATCAACGACTTCGAGTTCTCCGGCACGACGAAGGCGCTGACGGACGGCGGCGCGCTGTACCCGGCGGTGAAGTCGCTGCCGCGCTCCGAGCGGTACTCGTACGTCTACCAGGGCAACAGCCAGGTCCTCGACCAGATCCTGACGAGCCCGGGCGTCCACCACTTCGCGTACGACAGCGTGCACATCAACGCCGAGTTCGCCGACCAGGACAGCGACCACGACCCGCAGGTCCTGCGCTTCCGCCCGTAG
- a CDS encoding GntR family transcriptional regulator yields the protein MEALRPVGRTLLRDRAYEALREAIVRGDLAPGAPLKDADLADLLGLSRAPVREALVRLCDEGLVETKPQSYTRVTRPVSRVVRDAASVVRVMHELAARTGVPLLGPEGVRAMREANERFAAAVRGSDVEAALRADDELHQVLVVASGNHAAAATIARYTPLIRRVERRLFGDSGSCGSAELHARLIDACASGDAEAAVRITTEIWAALEQLADDAVEVAEVTGIPAPQVPHDTP from the coding sequence ATGGAAGCACTGCGGCCCGTGGGCCGGACCCTTCTGCGCGACCGGGCGTACGAGGCACTGCGCGAGGCCATCGTGCGCGGCGACCTCGCCCCCGGCGCCCCACTGAAGGACGCCGACCTCGCCGACCTCCTCGGGCTCTCGCGCGCACCCGTGCGCGAGGCGCTGGTCCGGCTCTGCGACGAGGGGCTCGTCGAGACCAAGCCGCAGAGCTACACCCGGGTCACCCGGCCGGTCAGCCGGGTCGTCCGCGACGCCGCCTCCGTCGTGCGCGTGATGCACGAACTCGCCGCCCGCACCGGCGTACCCCTGCTCGGCCCCGAGGGCGTCCGGGCCATGCGCGAGGCCAACGAGCGCTTCGCGGCGGCCGTCCGCGGCTCCGACGTGGAGGCCGCGCTCCGCGCCGACGACGAGCTCCACCAGGTCCTCGTCGTCGCCAGCGGCAACCACGCCGCCGCCGCCACCATCGCGCGCTACACCCCGCTGATCCGCCGCGTCGAACGGCGGCTCTTCGGCGACTCCGGCAGCTGCGGCTCGGCCGAACTGCACGCCCGGCTGATCGACGCGTGCGCGAGCGGGGACGCGGAGGCGGCGGTCCGGATCACCACCGAGATCTGGGCGGCGCTCGAACAACTCGCGGACGACGCCGTCGAGGTGGCCGAGGTCACGGGCATCCCGGCCCCCCAGGTTCCGCACGACACCCCCTAG